DNA sequence from the Cupriavidus sp. WKF15 genome:
CGCTCAACGCGTTCCGCAGCACGCCTGACTATGTGCCGTTACGCGAGTTTCCGCGCGACCTGGCCGATGCGGTGGTCGCCATCGAGGATGAGCGCTTCTACCTGCATGACGGCATCGACTACGTCGGCGTCATGCGCGCGGGCGTGGCCAATCTCTCTGACGAGCTGTCACAGGGCGCGTCGACCATCACCATGCAGGTCGCGCGCAACTTCTTCCTGTCGCGCGAAAAGACCTATACGCGCAAGCTCTACGAGGCGCTGCTGTCGTACCGGATCGAGCATGCGATGAGCAAGGACGAGATCCTTGAGCTGTACATGAACAAGATCTACCTTGGGCAGGGCGCATATGGGTTTGGCGATGCGGCGCGGGTTTATTTCGGGAAGTCTCTCGGCCAGCTGACGCTGGCCGAGTGCGCCATGCTTGCGGGCCTGCCCAAGGCGCCTTCGGCCAACAACCCGGTGGTCAACCCGCGGCGGGCGCGGCAGCGGCAGGCTTATATCCTGCATCGGATGCTGGAGCTGGGGAAGATTTCGAGGGGCGAATATGACGCGGCGTTGCTGGAACCCATGAGGCTGAAATAGGGGCCCGGCAACGCCGGCACGCCGGCAAGATGCGGTACCCGTCTACCGCTTCAACGCCTGCAATCCCGCCGCAATGTCATTCGCGGCCGCGGACAGGATCTCCCGGTAAGCGGCCACGACTCCCTCGACCTCGCCGGGCGCGGCCAGATCCGACTGCGTACGTCCGCTCACGACTTTCCCATCCGGCAGCCGCCGCACGGTCCAGTTGATGGTCGCCCCGGCCCGCTGGCCGATATCGGCGTCCAGCCGCACCACTTCGGTAGTGATCCGGTACACCGGCGACACATCGGCCAGCCCCTGCTGGTAGGTATCCACCGCGCCCAGGCTGGCCTGCAGCTGCTGCGACAGCGCATCGCGCATCTCGTCGGGCAGCGGCGACGACCAGCGCGACAGGTCCAGCAGCCTGAGCCCGGCTTCATTGCCATTGCGGCTGTCCCGCACCACGAGCTGCGGCCGGTTCAGGCGTTCGGGCACGCGCACGGGCGCCACCTCGATCCACAGTGGATCTGTGTTGGTCGCCGGTGTTGCCGCGCTGGCGACAGCGGCGGCCGGCCCTTGTGCGAGCGTGTAGTAGCGGGGCTCCGGCGAGGCGCAGCCCGCCAGCACCGTGGCGGCGGCCAGCGCGGCCAGCGCACAGGCGCGCGTGGCATGGGTCCGATTCATCATTCCTTCTCCGGCTTGCCGCGCAGCAGCGCTTCGGGGTGGCGTTCGAGATAGTCGGTCAGCGTGCGCAGCGACGTCGCGGTGCGGGTCAGCTCCTGCACCATGCGGCGCGCATCCTGCTGCAGCGGCGCGTCGGAAGCCAGCGTGCCGTTGGCGGTCGACAGCGTCTTGCGCGCGTCCTGCAGTGCGGCCAGCACCTGTGGCGCGACATCGCCGTTGAGCTGCTTGACGAGTTCGTCGGCGCTCGCGAGCGTGCCGTTGAGCGCGGCCACCGACTTGCGCAGGTCCTCGCCGATCTGGTCGAACGGCACCTTGTCGATGCGGTTGACGATGTCGCCTACCTGCGCCTGCAGCTGGTCGAACGTGCCCGGCGTGGTGGCGAATTCGGGAATCGGCGCGTTCAGGTCGACGTTCGCCGGTGGCGCCTTCGGGAAGAAGTCCAGCGCCACGTAGAGCTGGCCGGTCAGCAGGTTGCCGGTGCGCAGCTGCGCGCGCATGCCGCGCTTGAGCAGCCCGGCGATGATCTCGTGGCGGCGGGTCGGGTCCTGCACGTCGCGTTCGCGGAAGCCCATGCGCGACGGGTACAGCTCCACCACCACCGGCATGCGGAACGCCTTCTTGTCGCGCTGGAACTCGATGCCGATGGAGCGCACCTGGCCCACGATGACGCCGCGGAAGTCCACCGGTGCGCCCGGCGCGAGCCCGCGCACGGACTGGTCAAAGTTGAGTACCGCCAGGGTCGGCGCCAGCTCCTCGGGCTCCTTCATGGCCTCGACTTGATCGGCGGCGAGCAGGAACTGCGTGTTTTCCGCGGCGGGGGCCGTCGCGCTGGTGCCTTCGGGCGCCTGGAAGGCCACGCCGCCGAGCAGCACGGTGACCAGTGATTGCGTCGACAGCTTCAGGCCCGACGCATCGAGCTTGAGGTCGACACCGCTGGCGTGCCAGAAACGCGTGTCGGCATTCACCAGCTTGTCATAGGGCTTGTTGACGAACACGCGCAGGGTGATGTCGCGCCCGTTCGGATCGAGCTGGAACGCCACCACCTGGCCCACCTGGACGCGCCGGTAGTAGACCGGCGAGCCGATGTCGAGCGAACCCAGGTCCGACGCGCGCAGCACGAACTGCTTGCCCGACGAGTCCGATGTCACGACGGGCGGCGCCTCCAGGCCCTTGAACTCGCGCCTGCTCTCGTTGGACTTGCCCGCGTCCACGCCGATGTAGGCACCGGAGAGCAGCGTTTCCAGCCCCGATATGCCGCCGATGGCAAAGCGCGGCCGCACTACCCAGAAGCGCGTGTCGGCCACGGCGAAGTTCTCGGCGTCCTTGGTCAGCTCGATCTTGGCCAGCACGTGCGAGCGGTCAGGCGCGAGCCGCACCGATTTCACCAGGCCGATGTCCACGTCCTTGTAGCGCACGGCAGTCTTGCCCGGCGTCAGGCCTTCGGCCGAGCGGAAGGTCACGGTGATCTCGGGCCCGCGCGAGGCCAGCGTGTGGACCAGCAGCGAAATGCCGACCACGGCCGCGACGATCGGGATCAGCCAGACCAGCGACGGCAGCCAGCGCGCGCGGCGGCGGCGCTCGGGTTGCGGCAGCCCCGGCGGCGAGGGGGGAGTGTTGTCAGTCTCGGGCATCTTGTTGTTCCAGCGAGTCCCATAGCAGGCGCGGGTCGAAGCTCAGCGACGCGAGCATGGTCAGCACCACGACCGAG
Encoded proteins:
- a CDS encoding transglycosylase domain-containing protein; protein product: MKSLWSAFVKLVVLAVVGGALLATVAVLVANRQLPSLDALNAFRSTPDYVPLREFPRDLADAVVAIEDERFYLHDGIDYVGVMRAGVANLSDELSQGASTITMQVARNFFLSREKTYTRKLYEALLSYRIEHAMSKDEILELYMNKIYLGQGAYGFGDAARVYFGKSLGQLTLAECAMLAGLPKAPSANNPVVNPRRARQRQAYILHRMLELGKISRGEYDAALLEPMRLK
- a CDS encoding PqiC family protein — translated: MMNRTHATRACALAALAAATVLAGCASPEPRYYTLAQGPAAAVASAATPATNTDPLWIEVAPVRVPERLNRPQLVVRDSRNGNEAGLRLLDLSRWSSPLPDEMRDALSQQLQASLGAVDTYQQGLADVSPVYRITTEVVRLDADIGQRAGATINWTVRRLPDGKVVSGRTQSDLAAPGEVEGVVAAYREILSAAANDIAAGLQALKR
- a CDS encoding MlaD family protein, with the protein product MPETDNTPPSPPGLPQPERRRRARWLPSLVWLIPIVAAVVGISLLVHTLASRGPEITVTFRSAEGLTPGKTAVRYKDVDIGLVKSVRLAPDRSHVLAKIELTKDAENFAVADTRFWVVRPRFAIGGISGLETLLSGAYIGVDAGKSNESRREFKGLEAPPVVTSDSSGKQFVLRASDLGSLDIGSPVYYRRVQVGQVVAFQLDPNGRDITLRVFVNKPYDKLVNADTRFWHASGVDLKLDASGLKLSTQSLVTVLLGGVAFQAPEGTSATAPAAENTQFLLAADQVEAMKEPEELAPTLAVLNFDQSVRGLAPGAPVDFRGVIVGQVRSIGIEFQRDKKAFRMPVVVELYPSRMGFRERDVQDPTRRHEIIAGLLKRGMRAQLRTGNLLTGQLYVALDFFPKAPPANVDLNAPIPEFATTPGTFDQLQAQVGDIVNRIDKVPFDQIGEDLRKSVAALNGTLASADELVKQLNGDVAPQVLAALQDARKTLSTANGTLASDAPLQQDARRMVQELTRTATSLRTLTDYLERHPEALLRGKPEKE